One genomic region from Cellulomonas fengjieae encodes:
- the dop gene encoding depupylase/deamidase Dop has protein sequence MTVRRVMGIETEYGILQPGRPLANPMLLSSHVVAVHAAAREGARTKARWDYDDEDPLHDARGFHLQRASAHPSILTDDPGKPAPSGDERSSDGRSADGPQALPRATTEEYEDPGAANVILTNGARLYVDHAHPEYSSPEVTNPLDAVRWDRAGERIMLASVRALASTPALPDVALYKNNVDGKGATYGMHENYLVDRAVPFQDLAARLIPFFVTRQVFTGAGRVGLGQRGEEPGYQLSQRADYMEAEVGLETTLRRPIINTRDEPHADPDRWRRLHVIIGDATMLEVATYLRLGTTSLVLWLIERAVAEGGSAGALAAIERLTLRDPVHAVHVVSHDVALTATLELADGRHLTALEVQREYLAAVTAALAHAGSELDPQTADVLARWESILDRLGSDPASCAREVEWLAKLRLIEGMRRRDRLAWDHPRLAAMDLQWSDVRPERGLYHRLVQAGAVELLVDAEEVADAVVHPPQDTRAYFRGEAVARYGGEISAASWDSVVFDVPGAATLQRVPMRDPLRGTYAHVGALLDRSPDAAALLDALGA, from the coding sequence GTGACCGTGCGCCGTGTGATGGGGATCGAGACCGAGTACGGGATCCTCCAGCCCGGACGCCCGCTGGCCAACCCGATGCTGCTCTCGAGCCACGTCGTCGCCGTGCACGCCGCCGCGCGCGAGGGCGCACGGACCAAGGCGCGCTGGGACTACGACGACGAGGACCCGCTGCACGACGCTCGCGGCTTCCACCTGCAGCGTGCCTCGGCGCACCCGTCCATCCTGACGGACGACCCGGGGAAGCCCGCGCCGTCGGGTGACGAGCGGTCCTCCGACGGGCGATCTGCTGACGGGCCGCAAGCCCTGCCCCGCGCGACCACCGAGGAGTACGAGGACCCCGGCGCCGCCAACGTCATCCTGACCAACGGCGCCCGGCTCTACGTGGACCACGCGCACCCGGAGTACTCCTCGCCGGAGGTCACCAACCCGCTCGACGCCGTGCGCTGGGACCGTGCCGGCGAGCGGATCATGCTGGCCTCGGTGCGCGCCCTCGCGTCGACGCCGGCGCTGCCCGACGTCGCGCTCTACAAGAACAACGTGGACGGCAAGGGCGCGACCTACGGCATGCACGAGAACTACCTGGTGGACCGCGCGGTGCCGTTCCAGGACCTGGCGGCCCGGCTGATCCCGTTCTTCGTGACCCGCCAGGTGTTCACGGGCGCCGGCCGGGTGGGCCTCGGCCAGCGCGGCGAGGAGCCCGGCTACCAGCTCTCGCAGCGCGCCGACTACATGGAGGCCGAGGTCGGGCTGGAGACGACGCTGCGCCGCCCGATCATCAACACGCGGGACGAGCCGCACGCGGACCCGGACCGGTGGCGTCGGCTGCACGTGATCATCGGCGACGCGACCATGCTCGAGGTCGCGACCTACCTGCGGCTGGGAACGACCTCGCTGGTGCTGTGGCTCATCGAGCGGGCGGTCGCGGAGGGTGGCTCCGCCGGAGCGCTGGCGGCGATCGAGAGGTTGACGCTGCGGGACCCCGTGCACGCCGTGCACGTCGTCAGCCACGACGTCGCTCTCACGGCGACCCTCGAGCTCGCCGACGGGCGCCACCTGACTGCCCTGGAGGTGCAGCGCGAGTACCTCGCGGCGGTCACCGCCGCCCTGGCGCACGCGGGGTCGGAGCTCGACCCCCAGACCGCCGACGTCCTCGCCCGCTGGGAGTCGATCCTGGACCGGCTCGGTTCGGACCCGGCCTCGTGCGCGCGTGAGGTGGAGTGGCTGGCCAAGCTCCGCCTGATCGAGGGCATGCGGCGCCGCGACCGGCTGGCCTGGGACCACCCGCGGCTGGCGGCGATGGACCTGCAGTGGTCCGACGTGCGGCCCGAGCGCGGCCTCTACCACCGGCTGGTCCAGGCGGGTGCCGTGGAGCTCCTGGTCGACGCCGAGGAGGTGGCGGACGCCGTCGTGCACCCGCCCCAGGACACGCGGGCGTACTTCCGGGGAGAGGCCGTGGCGCGGTACGGCGGGGAGATCTCGGCCGCCAGCTGGGACTCCGTCGTGTTCGACGTGCCGGGCGCCGCCACGCTCCAGCGGGTGCCCATGCGGGACCCGCTGCGCGGTACGTACGCGCACGTCGGGGCGCTCCTGGACCGCAGCCCCGACGCCGCCGCGCTGCTGGACGCGCTCGGCGCGTAG
- a CDS encoding ubiquitin-like protein Pup — MAGQEHVRPRREDAEPDDGPDAPVPAAANAQSRDAEVDALLDEIDDVLESNAEQFVRGFVQKGGQ; from the coding sequence ATGGCTGGTCAGGAACACGTTCGCCCGCGCCGCGAGGACGCCGAGCCGGACGACGGTCCGGACGCGCCCGTCCCGGCCGCGGCGAACGCCCAGTCGCGTGACGCCGAGGTGGACGCCCTCCTCGACGAGATCGACGACGTCCTCGAGTCCAACGCGGAGCAGTTCGTGCGCGGGTTCGTTCAGAAGGGCGGGCAGTGA
- the prcB gene encoding proteasome subunit beta: MAPSTPGPASSSSGRLPHAFTTPGSASFVDFLSSYAPQLLPADRPTVDVQAPHGTTIVALTFDGGVVMAGDRRATMGSMIASREIEKVFPADEYSAVGIAGTAGLAVELVRLFQLELEHYEKIEGSLLSLDGKANRLATMIRGHLGLAMQGLAVVPLFGGFDLDRRLGRIFSYDVTGGRYEEHDHHAVGSGSVFARGSLKKLWRPGLDAAAGVRVAVEALVDAADDDSATGGPDHTRRIWPVVATVTASGYLRVPDDELAAVATQVEQERRRTHESRGGAR; this comes from the coding sequence ATGGCCCCATCGACACCAGGTCCCGCCTCGTCATCGTCCGGGCGGTTGCCGCACGCGTTCACGACGCCCGGGTCCGCGTCGTTCGTCGACTTCCTGTCCAGCTACGCGCCCCAGCTCCTGCCGGCTGACCGGCCCACCGTGGACGTGCAGGCCCCGCACGGTACGACGATCGTCGCGCTGACCTTCGACGGCGGTGTCGTCATGGCCGGCGACCGCCGCGCGACCATGGGCTCGATGATCGCGAGCCGGGAGATCGAGAAGGTCTTCCCGGCCGACGAGTACTCGGCGGTCGGCATCGCAGGCACCGCGGGCCTCGCGGTGGAGCTGGTCCGGCTGTTCCAGCTCGAGCTCGAGCACTACGAGAAGATCGAGGGCAGCCTGCTGTCGCTCGACGGCAAGGCCAACCGGCTCGCGACGATGATCCGCGGGCACCTCGGCCTGGCGATGCAGGGTCTGGCCGTGGTGCCGCTGTTCGGCGGCTTCGACCTCGACCGCCGGCTCGGCCGCATCTTCTCCTACGACGTGACGGGCGGCCGGTACGAGGAGCACGACCACCACGCCGTCGGGTCCGGCTCGGTGTTCGCCCGCGGCTCGCTCAAGAAGCTCTGGCGCCCGGGCCTCGACGCGGCCGCCGGGGTCCGGGTGGCCGTCGAGGCGCTCGTCGACGCCGCCGACGACGACTCCGCCACCGGAGGGCCGGACCACACGCGCCGGATCTGGCCGGTGGTCGCAACCGTGACCGCGTCGGGCTACCTGCGCGTGCCCGACGACGAGCTCGCTGCCGTCGCCACGCAGGTCGAGCAGGAACGCCGGCGCACGCACGAGAGCCGCGGAGGTGCGCGATGA
- the prcA gene encoding proteasome subunit alpha has protein sequence MSMPFYVSPEQLMKDRADYARKGIARGRSVVVLQYDDGIAFATENASRALHKISEIYDRIGFAAVGKYNEFENLRVAGVRYADLRGYSYDREDVTARGLANAYAQTLGTSFTTESKPLEVELVVAEVGREAAGDQIYRLAYDGSVTDEHGYVVMGGQAERLGVLLAEQWQAGLSLPEVLALAVRTLGSPTEDGAQPRSIPAAQLEVAVLDRTRPRRTFRRLAGPLLEDLLGTD, from the coding sequence ATGAGCATGCCGTTCTACGTCTCGCCCGAGCAGCTGATGAAGGACCGGGCCGACTACGCGCGCAAGGGCATCGCCCGGGGGCGCTCGGTCGTGGTCCTGCAGTACGACGACGGCATCGCGTTCGCCACCGAGAACGCCTCGCGTGCCCTGCACAAGATCTCGGAGATCTACGACCGCATCGGCTTCGCGGCCGTCGGCAAGTACAACGAGTTCGAGAACCTGCGCGTGGCCGGCGTGCGGTACGCCGACCTGCGCGGCTACTCCTACGACCGCGAGGACGTGACCGCTCGCGGCCTGGCGAACGCGTACGCGCAGACGCTCGGCACGTCGTTCACCACGGAGTCCAAGCCGCTCGAGGTCGAGCTCGTGGTCGCCGAGGTCGGGCGGGAGGCGGCGGGCGACCAGATCTACCGGCTCGCCTACGACGGGTCGGTGACCGACGAGCACGGCTATGTCGTGATGGGAGGGCAGGCCGAGCGGCTCGGTGTGCTGCTGGCCGAGCAGTGGCAGGCCGGCCTCTCCCTGCCCGAGGTGCTCGCGCTCGCCGTGCGGACCCTCGGCTCCCCGACGGAGGATGGAGCGCAGCCCCGTTCCATCCCGGCGGCCCAGCTCGAGGTCGCGGTGCTCGACCGCACGCGGCCGCGCCGCACGTTCCGGCGGCTGGCCGGGCCGCTGCTCGAGGACCTGCTGGGCACGGACTGA
- the pafA gene encoding Pup--protein ligase translates to MDRRIFGLETEYGVTCAAQDGRGLSADEVARYLFRKVVAWGRSSNVFLRNGSRLYLDVGSHPEYATAECDDVRQLVTHDRAGERILEGLVADAQQRLEHEGLPGKIHLFKNNTDSAGNSYGCHENYLVRRQGDFSRLSDVLVPFLITRQILTGAGKVLTTPRGALFSLSQRADHIWEAVSSATTRSRPIINTRDEPHADAEHYRRLHVIVGDSSMSETTTMLKVGTTDLLLRMIEAGVPMREMALENPIRAIREISHDLTGMHPVTMANGRTVTAIDLQEEYLTRVTEFLASEGGPSPENKQVLDLWERGLRAMRTGDLSLVDRELDWVIKYRLIERYRAKHNLEMSDVRVQRLDLAYHDISRTEGLYNLLAAKGLVERVTTDLEIFEATAVPPQTTRAKLRGDFVRAAQDARRDYTVDWVHLKLNDQAQRTVLCKDPFRSVDDRVDRLIESM, encoded by the coding sequence ATGGACAGGCGGATCTTCGGCCTCGAGACGGAGTACGGCGTCACGTGCGCCGCCCAGGACGGGCGCGGGCTGTCGGCCGACGAGGTCGCGCGGTACCTGTTCCGCAAGGTCGTCGCGTGGGGCCGCTCCTCCAACGTGTTCCTGCGCAACGGGTCGCGGCTCTACCTCGACGTCGGGTCGCACCCCGAGTACGCGACGGCCGAGTGCGACGACGTGCGTCAGCTGGTCACGCACGACCGCGCCGGTGAGCGCATCCTCGAGGGACTGGTCGCGGACGCCCAGCAGCGGCTCGAGCACGAGGGTCTGCCCGGCAAGATCCACCTGTTCAAGAACAACACCGACTCCGCCGGCAACTCCTACGGCTGCCACGAGAACTACCTGGTGCGCCGGCAGGGTGACTTCTCGCGGCTGTCGGACGTCCTGGTGCCCTTCCTCATCACGCGCCAGATCCTGACGGGCGCCGGCAAGGTGCTCACCACGCCGCGGGGAGCGCTGTTCAGCCTGTCGCAGCGCGCGGACCACATCTGGGAGGCGGTCTCGAGCGCCACCACCCGCTCGCGGCCCATCATCAACACGCGCGACGAGCCGCACGCGGACGCGGAGCACTACCGGCGCCTGCACGTCATCGTCGGCGACTCGTCGATGTCCGAGACCACGACGATGCTCAAGGTCGGCACCACGGACCTGCTGCTGCGGATGATCGAGGCCGGCGTCCCGATGCGGGAGATGGCGCTCGAGAACCCGATCCGCGCGATCCGGGAGATCAGCCACGACCTGACCGGCATGCACCCGGTCACGATGGCGAACGGCCGGACGGTCACCGCGATCGACCTGCAGGAGGAGTACCTCACGCGGGTGACGGAGTTCCTGGCGTCCGAGGGGGGTCCGAGCCCCGAGAACAAGCAGGTGCTCGACCTGTGGGAGCGCGGGCTGCGGGCGATGCGCACCGGCGACCTGTCGCTGGTCGACCGCGAGCTGGACTGGGTCATCAAGTACCGGCTGATCGAGCGCTACCGCGCCAAGCACAACCTGGAGATGTCGGACGTCCGCGTGCAGCGCCTCGACCTGGCGTACCACGACATCTCGCGCACCGAAGGGCTCTACAACCTGCTGGCGGCCAAGGGTCTGGTCGAGCGGGTCACCACCGACCTCGAGATATTCGAGGCCACGGCGGTCCCGCCGCAGACCACGCGCGCCAAGCTCCGTGGCGACTTCGTGCGGGCCGCCCAGGACGCCCGCCGCGACTACACGGTGGACTGGGTGCACCTCAAGCTCAACGACCAGGCGCAGCGCACCGTCCTGTGCAAGGACCCGTTCCGCAGCGTCGACGACCGGGTCGACCGGTTGATCGAGTCCATGTAG
- a CDS encoding FKBP-type peptidyl-prolyl cis-trans isomerase, translating into MRRLQGRALVVVLAVALFSLAGCTPPPSEPAAVTVSGEPGEAPTITYLTPLHVDVTRTEQIWPGTGAELLEGAPVLIDFWLEDATDASLVKESYSTNPTAMLLTEEDLGTDLYETLRGQKVGARLLQVSPGSGSGASDYPTVTVVDVLPTRADGQPVPARPDLPAVSLDASGAPTITPTGTEPPAILVGQPLIRGNGDQVAANDVVTVQYTGFAWTTGEAFDSTWTHGLPVSFSLQDVKAWAEGLVDQPVGSQVMLVVPPDYGLGVTASEELAGQTVAFVVDILATGHPEQAGS; encoded by the coding sequence GTGCGACGACTGCAGGGCCGGGCACTGGTCGTTGTGCTGGCGGTAGCGCTGTTCAGCCTGGCGGGGTGCACTCCGCCCCCGTCGGAGCCGGCCGCGGTGACGGTGTCCGGTGAGCCCGGCGAGGCGCCGACCATCACCTACCTCACCCCGCTGCACGTCGACGTGACGCGGACCGAGCAGATCTGGCCCGGCACCGGTGCCGAGCTGCTCGAGGGGGCGCCGGTGCTCATCGACTTCTGGCTCGAGGACGCCACGGACGCCTCCCTGGTCAAGGAGAGCTACTCCACGAACCCGACGGCGATGCTGCTGACCGAGGAGGACCTCGGCACGGACCTCTACGAGACGCTGCGGGGCCAGAAGGTCGGTGCCCGCCTGCTGCAGGTGAGCCCGGGCAGCGGGTCCGGCGCGTCCGACTACCCGACGGTGACGGTCGTCGACGTGCTGCCCACCCGCGCCGACGGGCAGCCGGTGCCCGCGCGCCCGGACCTGCCGGCCGTGTCGCTGGACGCGTCGGGCGCCCCGACCATCACACCGACGGGGACGGAGCCCCCGGCGATCCTCGTCGGTCAGCCGCTGATCCGCGGGAACGGCGACCAGGTGGCGGCGAACGACGTGGTGACCGTGCAGTACACCGGCTTCGCGTGGACCACGGGCGAGGCGTTCGACTCGACGTGGACACACGGCCTACCCGTGTCGTTCTCCCTGCAGGACGTCAAGGCGTGGGCCGAGGGGCTCGTCGACCAGCCGGTGGGCAGCCAGGTGATGCTCGTGGTCCCGCCCGACTACGGACTCGGCGTGACCGCGAGCGAGGAGCTGGCCGGCCAGACGGTGGCCTTCGTGGTCGACATCCTGGCGACCGGGCACCCCGAGCAGGCCGGCAGCTAG
- a CDS encoding TIGR03085 family metal-binding protein produces MTWHEIERAQLTQALLDVAPEAPTLCEGWQARHLAAHVVLRERSAVVGLGIAVPALSARAEAAIERLADRAVTDGEYRDLVARVADGPARWHPISWAGEPANLVEFFVHTEDVRRGGGPVPARELDPDHVAALWSQLVRGGGLRLRGVPVGVVLVRDDGIRHRLRSPRAGHGTVVVRGPVAELVLYLFGRGTAADVRVDGDPDDVASIEAVLPSR; encoded by the coding sequence ATGACCTGGCACGAGATCGAGCGCGCACAGCTGACGCAGGCCCTCCTGGACGTGGCACCCGAGGCTCCGACCCTCTGCGAGGGCTGGCAGGCGCGGCACCTCGCCGCGCACGTGGTGCTCCGCGAGCGCTCCGCCGTGGTCGGCCTCGGGATCGCCGTGCCGGCGTTGTCCGCCCGCGCGGAGGCGGCCATCGAGCGGCTCGCCGACCGCGCCGTGACCGACGGCGAGTACCGGGACCTGGTCGCGCGCGTCGCGGACGGTCCCGCGCGCTGGCACCCGATCTCGTGGGCCGGTGAGCCCGCGAACCTCGTCGAGTTCTTCGTGCACACGGAGGACGTGCGTCGCGGGGGCGGTCCCGTGCCGGCGCGTGAGCTCGACCCGGACCACGTCGCGGCCCTGTGGTCGCAGCTGGTGCGGGGCGGGGGGCTACGCCTGCGCGGCGTGCCCGTGGGCGTCGTGCTCGTCCGCGACGACGGGATCCGGCACCGCCTGCGCTCCCCCCGTGCCGGGCACGGCACCGTCGTGGTGCGCGGTCCCGTCGCGGAGCTCGTCCTCTACCTCTTCGGCCGGGGCACGGCGGCGGACGTCCGGGTCGACGGGGACCCGGACGACGTCGCGTCGATCGAGGCCGTGCTGCCCTCGCGCTAG
- a CDS encoding ABC transporter ATP-binding protein, translated as MALTGSVPRRAAQLLGRGLRAHPRTYVLAIGTSALFGILTVAVSRVLGAVTDQVVVPAMDGSSAARDRIWLAGLAIALVAVSLSLAVAARRIFAGRGFALIQEDHRTAVTRQYLRLPMSWHRQHPTGQLLSNASADVEAATSIFNPLPFALGVVVMLVVATVELVRTDFWLALAALVVLPLAVIANIVFQRRMSPAAIRAQQLRAEVADIAHESFEAAVLVTSLGTEAREEARFAEKAARLRDANVRVGVVRALFDPVIDLLPSLGTLLVLVVGTVQIRAGRVETGDVVAAAYLLTLLAVPVRAFGWVLGELPRALVGYDRIARVIDSHGALSVGSTPWSPVGGARVELRDVSRAVALPGGGELELLHDVDLDVPAGRTIAVVGPTGAGKTTLVSLLSRLYDPSRGSVHVDGLDLRDVRPADLTRHVALVSQSTFVFEDTVRSNVTLADAGAPGAPDDEAVWDALRLARVDDVVRALPGGLDAPLGERGANLSGGQRQRLALARALVRRPSVLVLDDATSAVDPRIEQAILRGLRGEGEASSPTVLLVAYRMSSVLLADEVVHIEGGRVVDRGSHEELLARDAGYRELATAYEQETARRVAEAADEEALEVVEDPA; from the coding sequence ATGGCGCTCACGGGTTCCGTGCCGCGACGTGCCGCCCAGCTGCTCGGGCGAGGCCTGCGCGCCCACCCACGCACCTACGTCCTCGCCATCGGCACCTCGGCGCTGTTCGGCATCCTCACGGTGGCGGTCAGTCGCGTGCTGGGCGCGGTCACGGACCAGGTCGTCGTCCCGGCGATGGACGGCTCGAGCGCCGCGCGCGACCGCATCTGGCTGGCGGGGCTCGCGATCGCGCTCGTCGCAGTGTCGCTCTCCCTGGCCGTCGCGGCCCGCCGGATCTTCGCGGGGCGGGGCTTCGCGCTGATCCAGGAGGACCACCGCACCGCCGTCACGCGCCAGTACCTGCGGCTGCCCATGTCGTGGCACCGCCAGCACCCCACCGGGCAGCTCCTGTCCAACGCCAGCGCCGACGTCGAGGCCGCGACCTCGATCTTCAACCCCCTGCCGTTCGCCCTGGGTGTGGTGGTGATGCTCGTGGTCGCCACGGTCGAGCTGGTGCGCACCGACTTCTGGCTGGCGCTCGCCGCCCTGGTGGTCCTGCCCCTCGCCGTGATCGCGAACATCGTCTTCCAGCGCCGGATGTCGCCCGCGGCGATCCGTGCGCAGCAGCTGCGCGCCGAGGTCGCCGACATCGCGCACGAGAGCTTCGAGGCGGCGGTGCTCGTGACGTCGCTCGGCACGGAGGCGCGCGAGGAGGCCCGCTTCGCCGAGAAGGCGGCCCGGCTGCGCGACGCGAACGTGCGCGTCGGCGTGGTGCGGGCGCTGTTCGACCCGGTCATCGACCTGCTGCCGAGCCTCGGCACCCTGCTCGTCCTCGTGGTGGGCACCGTGCAGATCCGCGCCGGTCGCGTCGAGACGGGCGACGTCGTCGCGGCGGCGTACCTGCTCACGCTGCTCGCCGTCCCGGTGCGCGCGTTCGGGTGGGTGCTCGGCGAGCTGCCCAGGGCTCTCGTCGGCTACGACCGGATCGCCCGGGTCATCGACTCGCACGGCGCGCTGAGCGTCGGCAGCACGCCCTGGTCGCCCGTGGGCGGTGCGCGCGTCGAGCTGCGCGACGTCAGCCGGGCGGTCGCGCTGCCCGGCGGCGGGGAGCTGGAGCTGCTGCACGACGTCGACCTGGACGTGCCCGCTGGCCGGACCATCGCCGTCGTCGGGCCGACGGGTGCGGGCAAGACGACCCTGGTCTCGCTGCTGAGCCGGCTGTACGACCCGTCGCGCGGGTCGGTGCACGTGGATGGCCTCGACCTGCGGGACGTGCGTCCCGCCGACCTCACGCGGCACGTGGCGCTCGTCTCCCAGTCGACGTTCGTCTTCGAGGACACCGTGCGCTCGAACGTCACCCTCGCCGACGCCGGTGCACCCGGGGCGCCCGACGACGAGGCGGTGTGGGACGCCCTGCGGCTCGCCCGGGTGGACGACGTCGTCCGCGCGCTGCCGGGCGGCCTGGACGCCCCCCTCGGCGAGCGGGGTGCCAACCTGTCGGGCGGTCAGCGACAGCGCCTCGCACTGGCCCGTGCGCTGGTCCGCCGGCCGTCGGTCCTCGTGCTGGACGACGCCACCTCCGCGGTCGACCCGCGGATCGAGCAGGCGATCCTGCGCGGGCTGCGGGGCGAAGGCGAGGCGAGCAGCCCGACCGTGCTCCTGGTCGCCTACCGGATGTCGTCCGTCCTGCTCGCCGACGAGGTCGTGCACATCGAGGGCGGGCGGGTGGTCGACCGCGGCTCGCACGAGGAGCTCCTGGCGCGCGACGCCGGGTACCGCGAGCTGGCGACCGCGTACGAGCAGGAGACCGCGCGCCGCGTCGCCGAGGCCGCGGACGAGGAGGCCCTCGAGGTCGTGGAGGACCCGGCATGA
- a CDS encoding ABC transporter ATP-binding protein: protein MSAQQPTHRFAPASTLGVLATLRRGLQVSPELLAGWQVTVLLAVVASVGRVLVPIAVQQTVDTGILAEGGPDVPRVAALAGLAALGLLIGAVCSAYVNVRLFRSSESGLLTLRTRAFRHVHDLSVLTQNTERRGSLVSRVTSDVDTISLFVQWGGIMLLVSVLQIGVATVLMAVYSWQLTLIVWAGFVPLFILLQPLQKHVNARYTVVRERVGAMLGAISEAVVGAETIRAYGVADRTQGRIDAAVAATRSAMVRAQNLVAAVFSSGVLVANLVLALVVVAGTYLGIAGEMSVGRLLAFLFLVQLFTGPVQMATEILNELQNAVAGWRRVLGVLETPVEVVDAGPAGVPSPRGPAHVELRGVGFAYPDGPPVLRDVDVAIPAGTSVAVVGATGSGKTTIAKLVARFMDPTSGAVLLDGVNLRDIPVADLRRRVVLVPQEGFLFDGTLAQNVAYGLRHEDGTTAAADDDARIRAAIEALGLDGWVDELADGLDTPVGQRGESLSAGERQLVALARAYLAEADLLLLDEATSAVDPATEVRIARALDSLTRGRSTLTIAHRLSTAEAADTVVVVDAGRVVEVGTHGDLVARGGHYTAMHAAWVSQTR, encoded by the coding sequence ATGAGCGCGCAGCAACCCACCCACCGGTTCGCACCCGCCAGCACGCTCGGCGTGCTCGCCACGCTGCGCCGCGGCCTGCAGGTCTCACCCGAGCTGCTCGCCGGCTGGCAGGTCACGGTGCTCCTGGCCGTGGTCGCCTCGGTCGGCCGCGTCCTGGTGCCCATCGCGGTCCAGCAGACGGTCGACACGGGGATCCTCGCCGAGGGCGGCCCCGACGTGCCGCGTGTCGCGGCGCTCGCCGGGCTCGCCGCGCTCGGTCTGCTGATCGGAGCCGTCTGCTCGGCGTACGTCAACGTGCGCCTGTTCCGGTCCAGCGAGAGCGGCCTGCTCACGCTGCGCACCCGCGCCTTCCGGCACGTGCACGACCTGTCGGTGCTGACGCAGAACACCGAGCGACGGGGGTCGCTGGTCTCGCGGGTCACGTCGGACGTCGACACGATCTCGCTGTTCGTGCAATGGGGCGGGATCATGCTCCTGGTCTCCGTGCTGCAGATCGGGGTGGCGACCGTCCTGATGGCCGTCTACTCGTGGCAGCTGACCCTCATCGTGTGGGCCGGTTTCGTGCCGCTGTTCATCCTGCTGCAGCCGCTGCAGAAGCACGTCAACGCCCGGTACACGGTGGTGCGCGAACGGGTCGGCGCGATGCTGGGCGCGATCTCCGAGGCCGTCGTGGGCGCCGAGACGATCCGCGCGTACGGCGTCGCGGACCGCACGCAGGGCAGGATCGACGCCGCGGTGGCGGCGACCCGCTCCGCCATGGTCCGCGCCCAGAACCTGGTCGCCGCGGTGTTCTCGAGCGGCGTCCTCGTCGCCAACCTCGTCCTCGCGCTGGTCGTCGTGGCGGGGACCTACCTCGGCATCGCCGGGGAGATGTCCGTGGGCCGGCTGCTCGCGTTCCTGTTCCTGGTCCAGCTGTTCACGGGCCCCGTGCAGATGGCCACCGAGATCCTGAACGAGCTGCAGAACGCGGTCGCCGGGTGGCGCCGGGTGCTCGGCGTCCTCGAGACGCCGGTCGAGGTCGTCGACGCCGGGCCGGCCGGCGTGCCGAGCCCGCGCGGACCGGCGCACGTCGAGCTGCGGGGTGTCGGCTTCGCCTACCCCGACGGCCCACCGGTGCTGCGCGACGTCGACGTGGCCATCCCCGCGGGCACCTCGGTCGCGGTGGTGGGCGCCACCGGGTCCGGCAAGACGACGATCGCCAAGCTCGTCGCCCGGTTCATGGACCCCACCAGCGGGGCCGTGCTGCTGGACGGCGTCAACCTGCGGGACATCCCCGTGGCGGACCTGCGCCGCCGCGTGGTGCTCGTGCCGCAGGAGGGCTTCCTGTTCGACGGGACGCTCGCCCAGAACGTGGCGTACGGGCTGCGGCACGAGGACGGGACGACGGCAGCGGCGGACGACGACGCGCGGATCCGCGCGGCGATCGAGGCGCTGGGCCTGGACGGCTGGGTCGACGAGCTGGCCGACGGCCTCGACACCCCGGTGGGTCAGCGCGGTGAGTCGCTGTCCGCGGGGGAGCGGCAGCTCGTCGCGCTCGCGCGGGCCTACCTCGCCGAGGCCGACCTGCTGCTGCTCGACGAGGCCACCTCAGCCGTGGACCCGGCGACCGAGGTCCGGATCGCCCGGGCCCTGGACTCGCTCACCCGCGGGCGCAGCACCCTGACCATCGCGCACCGTCTCTCGACGGCCGAGGCCGCCGACACCGTCGTCGTCGTCGACGCCGGTCGCGTGGTCGAGGTGGGAACGCACGGTGACCTCGTCGCCCGCGGCGGCCACTACACCGCGATGCACGCCGCCTGGGTGTCCCAGACCCGCTGA
- the hisI gene encoding phosphoribosyl-AMP cyclohydrolase, giving the protein MSSSPAPALDPAVARRLTRDDRGLVAAIVQQHDTREVLMLGWMDDEALRRTLTTGRVVFWSRSRQEYWRKGDTSGHAQYVKAVSLDCDGDALLVEVDQVGAACHTGARTCFDAGGPLPAAVGARPLENGEPS; this is encoded by the coding sequence GTGTCCTCGAGTCCCGCACCCGCCCTCGACCCCGCCGTCGCCCGGCGCCTCACGCGTGACGACCGGGGGCTCGTGGCGGCGATCGTCCAGCAGCACGACACGCGCGAGGTCCTCATGCTCGGCTGGATGGACGACGAGGCGCTGCGCCGGACGCTGACCACGGGCCGCGTGGTGTTCTGGAGCCGGTCCCGCCAGGAGTACTGGCGCAAGGGCGACACGTCCGGCCACGCCCAGTACGTCAAGGCCGTGAGCCTCGACTGCGACGGCGACGCCCTGCTGGTCGAGGTCGACCAGGTGGGCGCCGCGTGCCACACGGGCGCCCGGACCTGCTTCGACGCCGGCGGGCCGCTGCCGGCCGCCGTCGGCGCGCGCCCCCTCGAGAACGGAGAACCGTCGTGA